The nucleotide sequence AAATGCGCTGGCAAGATCGCTGCGGTGTTCCGACGCACGGCCTGAGATGTCGATCTCCTCGTGAAGGCCAGTGCGGCCGCGCGATTCCCACGCGGGGTCCGGCTCCTGCCAGGGCAGGCCGGACGGGTGAACGTCACGTGCGAGCCCTGTTGCGGGGTCCGCGAGCGCGCTGACATGACGGGCGACGCGCGGATCAATCCACGGACTGCCCTGACGTACGAACGGTGCGTGGGCTGTGAGCCTCTCGGTGAGTGTGTATCCCGCGGCCGAGGTCAACTCGGCGAGAACGTCAAGCTGAGGCCATGGCCGTTCCGGGTTCACGTGGTCGGGCGTCAATGGTGACACGCCACCCCAGTCGTCAACTCCTGCGGAGACTAGAGCATGACACTCTTCCGGCGAGACAAGATTCGGCGGAGCCTGCACCCGCATTGCAGGTCCCAGAACCAAGCGGCTCACGGCTATAGCGGCGATGAACTCCTCAATATCCACGTCGGGAACGGCGCGCATCACGGTGTCAGGCTTCGCGCGGAAGTTCTGAACAATGACTTCCTGAATGTGGCCAAACTGCTTATTTACCTGGCGAATTGCGAAAATCGACTCAGCACGCTCCTCCACCGTCTCGCCGATTCCCACCAGAATTCCCGTGGTGAACGGGACGGAGTGACGACCCGCGTCTGTCAGCACTCGTAATCGCACGTCAGGGTCTTTGTCCGGACTCCCATAGTGGCACTCGCCAGGAGTCTCGAAAAGTCGGCGCGAACTGGTCTCCAGCATCATGCCCATCGAAGGCGACACCGGCTTGAGAGCCGCGATCTCGTCCCACGACATCACACCAGGGTTCGCGTGCGGCAGCAGCCCTGTTTCTTCGAGAACGCGAATCGCCATCGCCCGCACGTATTCGAGGGTGGAATGATAGCCACGCGACTCAAGCCACTCCCGCGCCTCGGGCCACCTGTCTTCGGGACGGTCCCCGAGCGTGAACAGCGCTTCTTTGCAGCCGAGTTGTGCGCCTTGGCGAGCAATCTCGATGACCTCGTCGGGATCAAGGAACAGTGAGTGCCCCGCGGCCCGTAACTTGCCCGGAACGGTGACGAAAGTGCAGTAGTGACACCGATCACGGCACAGGCGCGTCAGTGGGATGAATACTTTCCTCGAGTAGGTGATCGGCAGCGGCCCGTCGCCGCCATACGCCTCTCGCAGCCCCGCGTCACGCACATTCGCCGCCGCCTGACACAGCGCCGTGAGATCTTCACCCCGCATCCGCAGGGCTACGGCCGCCTCGTCGTGGTTGAAGGTCACCCCGTCACGTGCACGCCGCAGTACCCGACGAACAGCGGAGGGTGAGGGCAGGTCCGGCATGGGAAACGTCACCCCTCGATCATGCTCCATACGTGGGGCTGCGACCAGCGGCCAGCGGCCGCGAACCCGTAGAGTTGAAATGACAAGCGATGGATTTGAGCACGTCAACGTCAATACGACGGGCAATCCAGGCCGTCAAAATTGTCGGCGAGGAAGTGAGTGACTGTGTCGCTGCAGCAGCAGGGAAGCGTACGAATGGCTGATCCAGCCTGGCGTCCGAGTAAAAAAGCGCCCCTGCTGTGGGCCTTCAACGCGGCGCTGGGCTGGGTATTCGTCCTGATTGCTCAGTTCATCTGGGCGCTGGCGGATAGCGACCCGACAAGCTGGCCGCACATCGCCGCTCTCACTGCCACACTGGTTCTCGCACCGATGCACATCATCGGTGTCCCCATCTGGCGGTATCACGTCCACCGTTGGGAGATCAGTGACGAAGCCGTCTACACGAGGCAGGGCTGGTTTGTTCAGGAACGGCGCATCGCACCGATTTCGCGTGTGCAGACGGTGGACACCACACGCGGGCCGATCGACCGGCTCCTCGGCCTCGCCACAGTGACAGTTACCACGGCGTCATCAGCAGGCGCTGTGACGATCACGGCGCTCGATGAGGAAATCGCCGATCGGACGGTTCGGGACCTGACCGAGATCGCGGCGCGCACACGGGGGGATGCGACGTGAGCAGCCCACATCTGGGGCGCCACGATGAGCCACGTGACGTGTGGGCACCCCCCGCCGACGTGAACGGCGAACCTCCTGCCCAGCCAGTGTCTGGGGCGGAAAAGACCACGCCAGCAGATGAGGCTGTGCCCTGGAAGCAACTCGATCCCAGAATGCTTCTGGTCAAGCCCATCACGCAGGGAGTGCGCGCGCTGCCAGCGATTATCGTCCCCCTGTTCGTCGGCGCCCAAACCGGCAACCCAACATGGATCCTGGTTGGCGCTGCCGCATTCGTCTACGTCGCTGGCATCGACTGGCTCATGACGCGTTACCGGGTGGGCCCCGTTCATGTACAACTGAAAACCGGATTGATCAGCCGCAACGTGCTTTCGATCCCGCGCTCACGCATCCGCTCCGTCGATGTCCGCGCCACCGTGATGCACCGGCTGCTGAGGCTCGCCGTCCTGAGAATCGGCACTGGGCAGGGTTCGGGAGCAGGTACTTCCAGCTTCGAACTCGATGCGATCGCAGCAAGCGACGTCGACGCATTGCGCGAACAATTGCTCGCTGGCGTACGGGGTGATGAGGCGCAGATCGAGGGCGCTCCGCAAGAGCCCGGAGAGTCACCGGACACCAGTCACGACGGTCTGCCCACTCTCCGCGATCCGGGTCCGGAGCTCGCGCACTGGTCCCCAAAATGGACGTGGTACGCACCATTTGGATTCACCGGTGTGCTGATCATCCTTGCTGGCCTGGGTCTGATCTTCCAGTCAGGCGCGGTCTACGAGCGGCTGCTCAACTCAGATTTCATCACCGAGAGCGCCAACACGGTAAGGGATCTGAATCCGATCCTGGCGGGCACGGTGGCCGTGGTTCTGCTGATTGTGCTTGCAAGCCTGATCGCTATGACCCGCTACTTTCTGACTTACTCGGGGTTCACACTCCACGATGACGGACGGACTTTGCGCGTCCGGCACGGGCTGCTCAATACGCGTGAAAGCACGCTCGATC is from Hoyosella subflava DQS3-9A1 and encodes:
- a CDS encoding PH domain-containing protein is translated as MADPAWRPSKKAPLLWAFNAALGWVFVLIAQFIWALADSDPTSWPHIAALTATLVLAPMHIIGVPIWRYHVHRWEISDEAVYTRQGWFVQERRIAPISRVQTVDTTRGPIDRLLGLATVTVTTASSAGAVTITALDEEIADRTVRDLTEIAARTRGDAT
- a CDS encoding bifunctional FO biosynthesis protein CofGH, whose product is MEHDRGVTFPMPDLPSPSAVRRVLRRARDGVTFNHDEAAVALRMRGEDLTALCQAAANVRDAGLREAYGGDGPLPITYSRKVFIPLTRLCRDRCHYCTFVTVPGKLRAAGHSLFLDPDEVIEIARQGAQLGCKEALFTLGDRPEDRWPEAREWLESRGYHSTLEYVRAMAIRVLEETGLLPHANPGVMSWDEIAALKPVSPSMGMMLETSSRRLFETPGECHYGSPDKDPDVRLRVLTDAGRHSVPFTTGILVGIGETVEERAESIFAIRQVNKQFGHIQEVIVQNFRAKPDTVMRAVPDVDIEEFIAAIAVSRLVLGPAMRVQAPPNLVSPEECHALVSAGVDDWGGVSPLTPDHVNPERPWPQLDVLAELTSAAGYTLTERLTAHAPFVRQGSPWIDPRVARHVSALADPATGLARDVHPSGLPWQEPDPAWESRGRTGLHEEIDISGRASEHRSDLASAFGDWDSIREQALASRVPERMEREVAGPLRRAETDPAGLSDADYVALASAEGPALDALAGLADSIRRDVVGDDVTYVVNRNINFTNICYTGCRFCAFAQRKGDADAFTLSADDVGDRAWEAHVAGATEVCMQGGIDPELPVTGYADLVRAVKARVPSMHVHAFSPMEVVNGASRSGVSIREWLGGLRQAGLDTIPGTAAEILDDEIRWILTKGKLPASTWIDVVTTAHQVGLRSSSTMMYGHVDQPRHWVGHLRVLQRIQDETGGFTEFVPLPFVHQSSPLYLAGAARPGPTIRDNRAVHALARIMLHGRIANIQTSWVKLGVAGTRVMLQGGANDLGGTLMEETISRMAGSQHGSAKTIGELRDIAEGIGRTARQRTTTYDGVAPAGTATIAVR
- a CDS encoding PH domain-containing protein; translated protein: MSSPHLGRHDEPRDVWAPPADVNGEPPAQPVSGAEKTTPADEAVPWKQLDPRMLLVKPITQGVRALPAIIVPLFVGAQTGNPTWILVGAAAFVYVAGIDWLMTRYRVGPVHVQLKTGLISRNVLSIPRSRIRSVDVRATVMHRLLRLAVLRIGTGQGSGAGTSSFELDAIAASDVDALREQLLAGVRGDEAQIEGAPQEPGESPDTSHDGLPTLRDPGPELAHWSPKWTWYAPFGFTGVLIILAGLGLIFQSGAVYERLLNSDFITESANTVRDLNPILAGTVAVVLLIVLASLIAMTRYFLTYSGFTLHDDGRTLRVRHGLLNTRESTLDRRRLRGVTVENPILLRFVGGARARAIMTGLRDGSGESSLILPDAPRRRALEVFGAVLHDDALAQVPLRRHGPKALQRRLFRALALPVVAIAALLVVNAAFVSLPRWVWFLAAAVFVLSALLGIDRYRGLGHATVPGWLICQSGSLIRARDCVAAQGIIGWTVTQTFFQRRAGLATVTAATPAGSGGYFVEDMPAKDAWDLIEAVTPGMSRTFQH